TTGGCAGGAACCCAGGAATGCCCGGAGAACACCACGCTGCCTCGTCAGCCACCCTCGCTGCTCCGTCTCCTGCACGCCTTAGGACCTCCGCGACTTGGTATCAAGACCCCTCACCATCATACAGCAACGCCTCCTCATGACCCGGGACGCGCGGCAAGGCGACAGCTACCACAGGATGCCCAAGTGAAGCCCAAGCCGCCCAGGAGGTGAGGATGCTTCGCGGGGATGCGGACGCGGCCTCTCCCCCTGGCGGCCAATCTGTAAACTAATGAGCAGTCGGCGAGAACTAACCACAGAGTCGGGCGTCATTACCGTGCGCCAAGTGTGAAGTGTTTAGTTCGCTCTGTCAAATACgattattttcacatatttgATATTTCAGAAGGGTCCGTATCGCGTGAATTAGTGAGCTGGGAGAGGGTGGGCGGGGCTGGGAGGGGAGAGCATGACGAGGGAGTGAGgacgggaaggagagggaaccTTATCTGTGGCATTACTTGTTACAGGATTTAAGGAACGCTTTCACGGGCTGAGATGAAAGACCTGAGAGAGTGGTGAGGCGCTGcccggccagagagagagagagagagagagagagagagagagagagagagagagagagagagagagagaggttgtaatTGGGTCCAGTAATGAGAATGGGTAAGGTGGGGGGGAGTCATGAAGGGGAGGGGGCGAGTGTcggcacacacgcacacacacacacacacacacacacactcccctcacTGTAATTACCGTATAGGCATATAACTTACAGGTGCTCAGTAACAATTTTCCGCCTCCGCGACGTGTGATTAAGAGCCATTACACGCCCTTGCAGGATTCCTCGGGTGGGGCGCAGGCTGGAGGGGCGCCGCTcgcagggggaggaagggacggggaGCTGAGCGAGCCATTcatgacatacacacacacacacacacacacacacaggacgttatctatttatttatctatttatttttgggaTTCGAACCCTGGCGTCCCACACTCCAAGTTAGCAAGACAGTCACttatccatacacacacatacatacacacgcacactattCACGTGGCGcttcttttcttgtaatttttttttagcatattactCGATTTTCATGCAGTTTCATTTAgaattctttccctttttctttctctttttttttggggggggggagtgagggcgagagggaaagaaacaattagcaagttatttttttttcctttatcttttcccGAATTTGTGTTTGTCCTTGTTCTGCCTCCCTTgtgcatgaaaagaaaaacaggagaccTGCCTCCGCTTAAAACAAATCATGCTTCTTCAGTGTtactcttattgttgttgttgttgactgcACAGCTACCTACTATGTATTTCAATTACTATACCCAAAGATGCGGATATAAAAACACagtaaataaaagcaataaataaaagaagccAGTAGAGCTAACATATCAAAGTACATTTATAGACCATCTTGCCCTCCCCACCatccccaacacacaccactACTGCCCTCCACGTCCCAACCCCCTCACCACATCTTCACTCCATCCAGCCCCCCAACACTCATCCAGCCCCTCTCCCCAGCCCCAACACTCACAGCCCCTCTCCTCAGCTCGCAAGACCCACCCAGCCCCTCTCCCCAGTCCCTCTCCCCAGCTCGCCCAACACTCACTCAGCCCCTCTCCCCAGTCCTAACACTCACAGACCTCTCCCCAGCTCTCAAGATTCACTCAGCCCCTCTCCCCAGTCCTAACACTCACAGCCCCTCTCCCCAGCTCGCCCAACACTCACCCAGCCCATTTCCCCAGTCCCAACACttacactccctctccccagctCCCAAGACTCACCCAGCCCCTCTCCCCAGCCCCCAACACACTGGTCTCCTCCGTAACTCTCTGGCATTATTAGTCACCACTCATTTTTACTTCCTCCTGAGAATTCGCCTCACATCCCAAGGTCACCAGCCCGGCGCGGTGCAGGTGCTggctccctctcactcttcactccctctccctcaccccgccTCTCCCTACTCTCACCCACTCCGGCCCTTACTACCATGGCATTTCATACTTTTTACTCTGGATTCTTTTACGGGTGAGAATCGGATTACAGACTTCCCggcgggtgggtgggagggtagCAGGGTGGGCGGGTTGGTGTAGGTGGAGCCCTGCGTCCCCTCACCACAGGCAGCCAGGTGAGGAGAAGTGGGGAAAGAATGGTAAATAATGAGCCATAAAAAGACTACCGAAGGAGATACGAGGTTCCCAGAGCGAGTGAAGgactgtgggaggaggaaacgagTGACGGACGGGATGGGAATGGCGGAGctaagagagaagtaaagaagattgaagaagagacagagagagaaaaaaaaaatgtgtcgggCACGTCTATAATCAAGGGGGAAGCGACAGTCCACGGCCACCGGAGTTACTAATAATGATACCTGTCGTTTAGGCCACACGGCGATGCCCTCTCTAATGTCACACAGGCGAtcaggtggggagagagagagagagagagaggagagagagagagagagagggagagaaaaaaaaagattatatacgaggggaggagagacagcccagccgctccctccctccctccctctctcactctctctccctccccactcgCATATCACGCCGCCGACCGTGTTCTCGTTTCCTGGGCTGGGCGCGGGAGGTGATGAGGACGATGTAGTGGTCAGGGTTTTCACGAGTTTTTGTTCCTCCGTCTAGTTTGCGAGGAAAGTTTGTAGCGGAGGACATCACTCGCCTGTGTTCGAGGGTGTGTTGCCCGGCGTGAGGGAATGTGCTCattagtgtgtgtatgtacagtgtgtgtgtgtgtgtgtgtgtgtgtgtgtgtgtgtgtgtgtgtgtgtgtgtgtgtgtgtgtgtgtgtgtgctctaatTTCCGTTCATAATCGTTGCTTGGAAAGTTGGGAAGATCATATTCATGCGCGCGCGAACAATGTGCGTGAgtgcgtacatgtgtgtgtgtgtgtgtgtgtgtgtgtgtgtgtgtgtgtgtgtgtgtgtgtgtgtgtgtgtgtgtgtgcgcaggagTATACACGTATGAGCTGGTGTTGGGCTAAAGGTGGGTGGTCTCAacacctccctttctctctcccctcccttccacccatcctccttcccaccaccaccaccaccaccaccaccgtgccaatactcctcctcctcacaactcCCACACCACAAAGCACGCCGAGCAATTCCACTTCATTAACAAAACGCGTGAATCCACCGGCCGGTCCCACACACCTGAACAAAACAAAGGATCTGGCCAAGGACGCGCTGAGGCTCCCCTGATGCAATGATACTCCATAAAGGTAAACCCACAGCGCGTATTAATCCACTGTAAATTATCTTCCACGTCTGCCtaggagagagggacagagagagagagagagagagagagagagagagagagagagggggaaagagagagaaagagagagagaggaagagagggagagtgaccGTGTGATTCTCTCAGGTGTGATGATAAAGTGGAGAACAGGTGGAGAATACAAAGGCTACAGGGAATATTGAGATGCTGGCTaaggaaaaatgggaggaaTTTAGCATCATTATTAAAGAGAGGACTAAGGGTGGAGGTGTTTGTGTGAAGACTGGAAGGAGGGTGGAAGTGGCTGGGGAACGTTAGAGGCAGGAGGGTGGAGGTGTTGGAGAAGGGTGGAGTGGAAGGGGAGCGCGAGGGTGGAGTAGCGAGGATGTGGTTGAGATGAGCGACTGGTAGCGAGAACATGGTAAAGGAATGAAGACAGGGGATGCTGGGAAGAGTttgaggaaagaagagtgaggaggaggaggaggaggaggaggaggaagagcaggataaaggaataaaggaagagaacaagaaggaccACAAAGGactacaaaggaagaacaaacggcAACAGACCTGCTGCTCCCTACGAGGTTGTTTGTGGTTTTCTTCACTAATATATTGCAAGAGACACAGGACAGCACAGGGGaagactcctccccacccatcgCTCCCAAGCAACGTGGAAGACtgcatggaaggaggaggagaagaaggaggaggaggaggaggaggaggagaaggaggaggaggaggaggaggaggaggaggaggaggaggaggaggaggaggagaaggaggaggacggccAAGGCagtaacaaggaggaagaggacaacaaggaggaagcggaggaggacgaagcggaggaggaggaggaggaggaggaggaggaggaggaggaggaggaggaggaggaggaggaggaggaggaagacgaaggaaaggacgtggaggaggaagacgacgacaaaggcaagaacgagaaggaggaagaggaggaggagggggaggaggaggaagaggatgaggaagacaaaaacgaggaggaggaagaggacgaggaggacaccAAGGAGAAagcggaggaggacgaggacgaaagcgagaagatgaaggaagagaaggagaacgataacaaagatgaggacgaggaagaaaataagaaaaccccccaaaaaatcataaaaaaaataaataaacatcaataaagcgaagaggcagaaaagaaacataaaaaaaacaattacaaaacaaaaacacactcacatgtaaaaaaaaaaaaaaaaaaaaggagaaagaaaacacacacgaaaaatGACGGCAGAAGAATACGAatgtaaaaggaagaagggaaggaacagtggag
The Scylla paramamosain isolate STU-SP2022 chromosome 3, ASM3559412v1, whole genome shotgun sequence genome window above contains:
- the LOC135096730 gene encoding uncharacterized protein LOC135096730, whose protein sequence is MRRREQKRTRGQVPASAHRVFSEALWPPHNSGLSPAQGREGEGKGRTTTEESGKEEDRNKRRKGGCGHAQENEACGEQRTLGKPRTGQSKDLSFIPPSLPASPSTSRPSPGSPRPSRDSLKGLASGRSPPSLLRLLHALGPPRLGIKTPHHHTATPPHDPGRAARRQLPQDAQVKPKPPRSPPTLIQPLSPAPTLTAPLLSSQDPPSPSPQSLSPARPTLTQPLSPVLTLTDLSPALKIHSAPLPSPNTHSPSPQLAQHSPSPFPQSQHLHSLSPAPKTHPAPLPSPQHTGLLLASVDHRSLQQTSGLPSAQTTPPPHTRLVLTSVL